The Brassica napus cultivar Da-Ae chromosome C1, Da-Ae, whole genome shotgun sequence DNA segment CATCATAGTTACTTGTAAAGTTTTGGGAGAGGTTCCAACAACTGCTTCCAGTCTATCTAGTATACTCAATGCCAATTTTTAGCCAAATGATAACAAACCACTGAttgtttcaaaagaaaaaaaaagatagcaaACCACTGACAAGATTATGTTTAAATGGTTTGATAAACTGAATACCATATCAAAATGAATTGGGTGGAATGTATATAACACATATActgatatacatacatatacacTTTTATCTTATGTATGTATATAGGGCCCACGCTGAGTGGTGTGCATGCGTTACAttgtaaacaaacaaatatacgTAGAGATGGCAATCATTGACCTAGACCGCGGACCTGACCCATACAGTACTGTCGCGGGATGGTATTGGGCTGGGATTTTCTAAGCTCGCAAATATGCGGGCCTCGCGGGACGGGTTGTTGTGGGACTGGGCTGTTGCGGGACTGAGCCTTTTCGGGATGGACCGAAGCGGGCCATGCGAGATTACAAGGATCCACATCTTTTTTTGTTGGTCAAAcgtctttttcttcattttcttgttttacctaaaaaaggaaagaaagagtgagaaAAGGTGATTCATGTAACTTCCCCCGAGAAAATGAAAAGAGTTCCGGCGATGACGATTCGAACTTTGGCGGTGTTTTATTTGGTGctctctttttatttactttgtgATTTGCagttttgatttggtgtttggttttatttaatttttggatttatcAAACTAAATCATTggttatgaacttatgagttATAAGCATTGGTTATGAACTCAAATCAGTAACGAGATTAAGCTATGGTTAGAGCTTTGTCGACTAAGCTATTTAATTCTATAACAAAGATGTCGTTCAGTTGAAAAACTAAGCTAGTAACAATAATGTCGTTTAGATGAAAGAGTTAGTTTCGTTATTGATTAGAGCCTTCTTTGATGTGTTTTCTATTCTTCATGTTCTCACGTTACTGGTCATTGTTCTTTCGTTATATCAATAGACTAGAATAGACATCAAACCGTtgtgatcatgttcgaaatatGTTTGGTCGTGTGGGCAGCAGTAGAATATCAGACGTCCCGCGTACCGACCCGCGAAGGCCTACTAATATTATGGTACAAGATTGGGTTAGTCATTTTGGAGACCGTAGCCCGTGCGGGCCTGGCCCGCCGTAACCCGCTTGAAGACGAACCCGCTGCGGTACGGAACGAGACGAGAAAGATAAACTTGTTTGCCATCGCTAAATATACAGCGAAGGTAAAGCCCAATagtaattgatttttttcttttgtattccctctgtttaaaaaaaaaatccatatttaaaaaaaaaatgtttcaaaaaaatatatgttttacattttcGATGCAGAAATTAATTacaaattgtaaacttcaaaaaaacataatgctCCCTCTATTCTAAAATGTAAGATGTTTTGGGTAGTAcacatttattaagaaaattaattttacctagaaagtatcattaaaattataaactaaaaactactcaaccaattacaaaatataactattaaatttgattggctatacagtttttgataaacttAAGGTTACCTACAAAGATGagaacatcttatatattggaacataaaaattattataaacatCTTACATTTCATAAAGAGGGAGTAgtatttataaagatttattggttaaaagttgtgAGGAATAGTTGATAACGGAAAATAATGCATTTGtaactaaaatttgatatatttttttagaccatctccaaccccaATTCATCTTGAAGTGAGATTTGCTCCAACTCTactttattttttgctttaaaatgAAGCAATAAATAGTGTTGCTTCAAATTTGAAGATCTACCGtgcatatctttttttttttatgatgaaCTTTTTATATTGTGAACTGGTCATTAacttttatttagttttctcttttgccaaaataaattatatacgtTAATATTATCTaatcaatttcaaaattttgactaTTATTTCATATAATCAGATGTTTATATCGAAAACCGTATGAATATTCATTTTTACGAACTTTCAACTGGATAAAAAAGAATTAAAGATAAATGATctcattttttacttttaaacacTTTGTTAATCacttaaagaaaaaattaaatgtatGGTGTTTTGTTATAAACTAtgatattttatgtttgtttattcatgttatgtaataaatttactatatgataatttttaatttatattaatttaataattgtgttggattattgttaaaataaaatagttaagtaaaattagtaaatatgaaaataaagattTATTAGTAATTAATGATAAAGTGGagatataatataattagaatattcttttttcaaaaaaaaaaaatgaagcaaaccattagaaaagaaaattttgaaaataacgGATAGAGTATTTAACATGGCGGTTCCCTCTTCTTGTTGGCGGACACCCTCCAATAAAATGGCGCGGAAAAACTACTCTTTCTGGTACTATGGAATAATGACATGATTTGAGATCTCTTTCAATCCAAAAGTCAAAACTTCTTTTAGTAAAAGCCAAAGCCAAAGTAGTAACATAGAATCTAATTAGTTTATTCACCAAGTAGTTCCCTCCATAACACAGTACCCTTTTCAAGTTTCAGAAAATTTTAGAACAAAAACTTAATTTCCCtccacaaaaaataaaaacaccaaaaacaaatattagatcCAAGCACAAATCTGGTTCAAAGTCCCTCCTATTCACACTCTTCATATACAGTTCCTCCTCCTATCCTCAATTCCATCTATCTCCTTAGTTCTAAATTAATGGCGGCTCTCGATCAAAAACCTCAAAACGACAACAAAGAGAATGTCTCACCCTCAATGATGATCAAGCCTCTGGATTCTTGTACATCCCTCGATAAAGACATAACCCAAATCAGAACGAGAAGAAAAAGATCTAGAAGACAGCCTCTTAAAGACATCACCAATCTATTTGTCTCATCACCACCATTGTCCTCTTCGTTTATGGTTCGACACTTGGCCGACTCTATCAGTTGATCCCAAATGCATGAAGAAAAGACAGTGTGTTGGTCTCAAGGCTGCTGCTACTTctacattcttttttttaaattgcttTCTATCATCTAGAAAAATTGGTGTATTTTCCCTTTTTGAGTACTGTATCaccttttcttttaattaagggTATATATCAATACCCTGATAGACATTAGAATTCATGTACCCAACACATACAAGATATATACATACTGGTTTGGCAGttgttctgatttttttttttttttgggcaccGGCAGTTGTTCTGATTCTTGCTTTATTTTCAGTACCTAACTTAACTGGAACTATATACATGTAAGCTGCgatctgtttttttcttaatctaATAATATCTGAGATAGAAATAAAAGTTGGTGATTGCAATTTCAACCCAACTGAGAGGTGAACCAAAGTTGTTTTTCTGTTAAGTGAAAACTGCGACATAAACTTTTTTAGTAGATAAAATATACATTAGAGATaaagaaatttgtttttgtaaatgaCATTATTATTCATTAGTTTTTCCATAGGAGTTTTTTTAGCCCTTTTCGTCAACGCTTGCCTTTATATAAAAGCGCCAACATAAATTTTCTCAAGATTATTGGACTGATTTAGCCAGGTAGCCGATGAATTCATAGATTTTAGAGAACAGTTaaagatttagagaaagataaTTGGTAAAAAGATGGGCGCGGCAAGctgattatttcatatttaatacTTGCTTGCTTTATACGAATAGTAAAATTTTGAGACTTGTATTTAACTCGTCGAAAATAAGTATTTACTATTTCAATTACtagttcaaaaatattttatttgtaaattgTATTTTCCATTCGATTACTCACTACTTGTAAATACTTGTGAATTAGAATTACTGAAAATATTTTCAAGCGTTTTAAAATTACTTGCAAGATAATTATACAAAACTTTATCTTGTTTActcgatttttaaaaaatcacgaAAATTATTTCATACAAAATGTTTGTACTtattttaaagaagaaaaaataacaaaaattgtaATCTTGTCGATAAGAATGtactatttattttctataatgaAGTATTATCTTTTCTGATTTGAGGCTTTTGTTTTTAGagtttaattatcatttttttttaatcaaaaacaaGTAACTGATAATATCAAACTAAgtgataacttttttttagttatatttatgatttatctTAATTATATTTGCAAGTAGTACAACTCAAACAAATACTTGAAAAGTTAAATACGGAACAAGTAACGGagaatatcaaaaaaaaaattctctctcCTCTATCTTCTCTCTTGAAACACCAAAGGCGAATCTGTGTGGCTCCGGTTCATCGGCGGCGCGTGAGCATCCGTTCCGACGCCGGGAGCTCCCTTCTTCTCtctaaatctttattttttctctttgcTTCTCTCCTGTCGTATTCTCCTGTAGCTCGTGTTGTCGGCGTGTGTCGGAGCATGCGGTGGTTTTTCGTGAAGTGCTGATCCGGAGCGGTGTTGGAGACGTCGTCTATGGCGGATCCAAGGCAAAGTTGCGGTCTTCCTCTCAATTTTTTGTTCTCTTCCCGTCTGGTTTGTGTCGTCATTCAGCTGTGTGTCAACTTGCTTTCGATTGTTTCTCTCCTGGTTGAGATTTGTAAAGCTTGATCCTTACCACATGATTCAGCTTCAGGcggatttcttttatctttatccGGTTCTAGAAGGGGATGTTGTTTCCATATCCGGTCGGTgatgtaatatttataaatgatgtaaaggGGTGGAGATTTTCGTATTAATAGTCAAGAATAAACAAGCTCGGTCAATTACAAGAACTAAAGATGCTCGTCTAAACAGTTCGTCTAAACAAATATCTTTCTATTTTATGGTTTGAGGTCGTCTGGGCCGAGCTCGCCTAATGGTCGAGGTCGTCCAAGACTGTCTGTGATGAAGAGGCGATGCTCTCCTTTTCTGTACTTTCTGTACTTTTCTGTACTTTTCTGAGCGTCCTTTCAATGATTCTGACGTCTTCTATTTATAATGACGTACGTTTTGTCTTCTAGCGAAATCATCAATTGTTGCTTAACGGGCCGAGCCTGATTTTGGGCTTAGCTCTTAATGGACTGGTGCTAAGCCCATCTCCAACAATTGCCCCCCCCCCACAGTTCGCCAAGTGTTGAATCTTGGTGAATTCTTCTGGAATCTTCTGTCTGAGAAAATCAGGTCGGGCTCGGGAATTGTCAGGAAATAGGGCAACACTTTTTTCCTTTCCTATATAAGTGATGGTTGGGTCTcttattttttgttcttgtcCCCCATTTGGAAGCAAGGTAAAATTTTTTTGCTCCTTTTATTATTTGTGTGTGGTCATTTGCCttctttatttattatattttctttcttgGTTCCTCCTTGCCGACATATCTTTCTTCTTcccctttttttattttattttttcttttttaaaaaaaagcaaaacaaatcTTGTTGTTTGTCGTGAAGAGGTCCGTGCGAGAAGAAGGTTGTGGGGTTGAGCTCGTCTTCACTCTTCTCCTCccttttgtctttatttttttttttaaaaaaaaaggaacaaatCTGGTTTTGTTGTGAGGAGGTTCGTGAGAGAAGAAAGACTGTGGGGTTGAGCTCGTCTTTACTCTTctcttccctttttttttttttaaaaagggaaCAAATctggttttgtttgtttatcgtGAGGAGGTCTTGTGGGAGAAGAGAGGCTGTGGGGTTGAGCTTGTGTTCTGAGGTGTGGGGGGTAGAGACTGAGCTCGTTTTGGAAAGGGGTTGAGCTTGTGTCCCTAGCTCGTCGACGGCGAATCTGAGCATGCCAATGACGGGTCCGAGCTTGCCGACGGCGAGTCTGAGCTCGCCTCCTGTCGTCCCGAGCTTGCCAATGGTGGATCCGAGCTTGCCGCCTGATGTTCCAAGTTTGTTAATGCCGGCTCCGAGCTCGTCGACAGCGGTTTCGAGCTCGTTTCCTGTTGCTTTGAACCCGTTAATGGTGGCTCCAAGCTTGCCTCTTGATGTCCCTAGCTCGTCGACGGCGAATCTGAGCATGCCAATGACGGGTCCGAGCTTGCCGACGGCGAGTCTGAGCTCGCCTCCTGTCGTCTCGAGCTTGTCAATGGTGGATCCGAGCTTACCGACGGCGAGTCTGAGCTCGCCTCCTGTCGTCCCGAGCTTGCCAATGGTGGGTCTGAGCTTGCCGACGGCGCATCTGAGTTTGTTAATGGCGACTCCGAGCTCGTCGACGGTGGTTTCGAGCTCGTCTCCTGTTGTTACTTCGGGTTCGTTGTTAGTGAAAGATTGTGGTCGAGATGCGGAGGGCACGAGCTTGCCATTGGTGGGGTCGAGCTCGGCTTTTGTTTTGAGTTCGCCAGTTCCTAGCTCGTTCCTAGGTTCGAGCTTGTCGCTTAATGTTCCGAGCTTGCCATTATCGATGAAGCCGTGTCATGGTGAGGTGGGGCTGAGTTCGTCGTCTTTTGGTTCCAGCTCGTCTCTTGTTCCAAACTTATCTTCTGTTGTATCAAGCATGCCTTCGGGTGGGAAGGTTGCTTGTGAGCAGCTGTCTTTGTTAGTTCGTAAGATGGAGCTTGCTGATGGCCGCAAGTCGTGGTCGGAGATTGCCGAATCTGTCATTGCTGTTGAGTTAAGTACTCTTACTGGGAGTGAAGCAGAAGACAGGGTAAGCGCGAGTTTGATCGAGGAAGGGACCGGGTTTCTTTTTGATGAGCATGGGACTAATTTAGCGGTGGAGCCTGGTGTTGAGGGATCGGGGTTGGTTTTAACAACACCTCTTATTGTCCCTAGTTCGTCATCTTTGACGAAGAAGACTATGTTAGAAACCATCCAGGAGCATGAGCAGATGCGGCTGGCGAACTTTTCCCAAACTAAGGAGTCGTCGTCGGAAACTACAAGTTCCTCTGATGATGATAGTTCGTACTCGAGTTCTCGTAGTGAGAAGTCTGTGGATAGTGCTGGTGTTGCTGGTGAATATGATGACGTTTCTGAAGATGATAAACGAGATGATGACGTTGAAAGTGTTGGTGTTGAGGATGATGGTGCGCTGGGAAGCGCCAGTGATGCGTGGAATGGGATCTGTGACATTAATGTTGGTGAGGAAAGTGATCAAGGCGAGTATGCTAGTGATGGTGATCATGCTGCTGTCGGAGATGATGAGATGGGTGACCGAGATGGTGCAGATGGACGTAGTGATTTCAGTGGTGAATGTGATGATTCTAGTGATGAGCAGGATAGTTTTAGTGGTGAGCAAAGCGGTGTTAGTGGTAGTCTAGGAGTCATTGTTGTGGATGATGGGAGGGATGACACCGATGGAGGCGGTGATCGTCGAGCCGATGTTActgatattttgaaaaaaataaaacaagaaagcgtGGCTGCCTCCCTTGCTGGATCGCTTGATGCCTTTGGTAATTCTTGTGGTtatgggaagaagaagaaaaagagggtCAGGAAGGCGAGGGAAAGGCCTAGGAGTTTTGAAGGTCCTCTTGTTAATCATCCGGATCCATCGGAGTCATTTCCTTCTATTGTTGATGAGGATACGATTAAGTGGATCTCAGCCAACTGTTGCCGTAATGGTGTCATAGAGGTGCGTATTCCTGGCGAGGATGAACGTCCGTGGACGGTTCCGGATGGGTGGCTTTGTGTTTACGACTTCTGGTTCACCGAATATCATTTGTGGTTTCCTCTCCCGAGGTTGCTGCTGGCGTATTGTGATGAGCATCTTATTGCACTTGCTCAACTTACTCCTGCTGCTATTCGAAACATAGTTGCAGCTTTGTTCACAGCTGCGGATATTGGTGTTCACATGAGCCTAAACTTGTTTGAACGTATTGCGCGTATTACTCGGTGTGATAAGACGGACGGGGCTTTTTATGTGTCTATGAGGGCTGGCTGTGGTGTTGTTGGGGAGAGGAAGAGAAAAACGTTATGTTggattaaaaagtttttttatgtTCGAATCGCGCCTTCGTCGGTTCCTGATGTTTCTGATATGAGTGTCCCTTTTAGGAGTAGTTGGAATCCTTACAATGGTAGTTTAAATCTTATTGGTGTGTTCTTGTTTGACACTCTTATTGATTGTTGTCTTGTTTTGTAGGTCGTCATTCAGTTGGTGTTCCTCTTGCTCCTGGTGATAGTGAGTGCGTGGAATACTTCAAGGAGACGAAGGCTCGGGACTGGACTGTGGTGAGGCGATCGGAGGTTTGGCGGCGCATCCCGTTTATTGACTCAGGTAAAAAATatgcgggtttttttttttggtaaatacttgtTGTTTTTGATAAGTTACTGATTTTGCATGGTTTTGTTGGCCTCTTTTTTTGTAGCTTGTTGGAGAAAGATGGATTTTAGCGAGATTCCGAGTTTGGCTGATTGCTTTGCTGGAGGTATTGATGATGCTTCTGTTGATGAGTCTGGTCAGTGTGCCGCTGGTGTGGAGCCTTCGGCATCTGCTCGTAGTATTGTTGTGGGTCTTACGAGTACGACAGTTTCTGTACCGTCCGCTGGTGCTTCTGGAAAGGAAGTTGTTGCGGGCAGTGGGAGTGTTGTGGCGAAAAGGGCTGCTGCTGATCGTTCATCAAAAGACGTGCCGCCTTCAAAGTCTCGTAAAATCGTGAGTTCTGATGTTGAGCTGCCTTTGGTGGTTGAGTCTCCTGCTGGGGAGAAGGCATCTTTTGAGCCGTTTGAACATTCGTTCAATGGTTTGGCTTCGGGATGTGGTGATCTTTTCAAGTTGTTTCAATCACCTGGTGGCGTTGATGGCTTGCCTTTTGATCAAGTTAGGCGCGGTGAGTGGTATAAGGAATTTGCTCGTCACTTGGCCATTGTAAGATAATTATTTCTCTTCaaagtttgtttgttttctttctttttttttttttttttttaagaaaaatgagtttgtggttttgatctaaaagaatttttttgtgtttttttttgtgcaggCTACAAAGTTTGCGAACAAATTGGTGGTCAATCAAGATGAAGAGCTTGAAGAGGTGAAGGCCGAGCTTGAAAAAACGAAGGCTGAGCTTGCTTCTATTAAGGATAAGGTTGACAGTTCCGAGGAAATGGCAGCTCTGCGCGGCAAGTATGAGGCTGAGAAGAAAGTGTCTTCAGATGCGTTGGAAGAAGTTGAAAAACTTACTGCAAAGATAGCTTTGGAAGCTGGGCGGGTGAAGAAACGTCAAACGGCCGACTTGGAGCGTTTTAAGAAGGAAAAGGAAGTGGCGGGCAGGAGGTATCGCAGGGCAGTAATGAGACATGATGACGTGCTTGCTACTTTCAATTCCCGTATGGAAAAGGTGCGGAGGTATGTGGATAATCAGAAGGTTGTTCGCACATCTATGTATGGAGTGAATCAGATCATGGCAGTGCTTGATGCTGCCAAAACTTGGAAGAAAGAGGCCATAAATATTCCTGATGGTAAGGTTAAGCATCTTGAGAATGAATTGGTCCGGAGGAAGGAGAAGGCAAACTCGGTTGTTTGTGTTGAGTTTGAACCCAAGGAACTGGCTGATATCCCTTCCTTTGATTTTACTCGTCCGCTCTCTCCTGTTCATCCGACTCTTGCTGCGGGGGTTGAAGATGCTGCTAAGGCAAGAGGGAGGGAGGAAAATCGTCGTCGTGAAGAAGCAAGTCGTCGTCGTGTGGCTGAGCGTGCTGGTGCTGCGTCTTCGGCTGTGAGGCGTGAAGGTCAGGTTCCTTCCCGTCCGTAGTTTGGTTCTTGTGATCGTCAAGGCCCTGCGTGGCTGCTGCTATCTTTTATTTTGCTGCTCCTCCCCTTTTTTTTAGACTTTGGTTGTTATGTTTTGATCATGTTGATCTCTTTCGGATATGGATGTTGGTCTTCTTTTATATGATGCTTGAATTCTTcatgtttgtttttattcttctttgCACGGCTTTGATCGTTGAGATGTTGTAGGGCTGGCGTTTTGAGAACGGatctctatttatttatttttttgcaaatttgatTGAAGTGTGAGCGCGGAGCTGCAGTACTGAGAACGGATCtcgtattttttattttgcaaatttGATTAAGTGTGAGCATGGAGCTGCAGCACTGAGAACGGATCTCGTATTTTTAATTTGCAAATTTGATTGAAGTGTGAGCGCGGAGCTGCAGCACTGAGAACAGATCtcgtatttttattttgcaaatttGAGTAAGTGTGAGCGCGGAACTGCAGCACTTGAGAACAGATCtcgtatttttattttgcaaatttGGTTGAGTGTGAGCGCGGAGCCGCAACACTGAGAATGGATctcgtatgttttttttttctttttcttttcttggcgCTGTGAGTGATGGTCGTATCCTgatatttgtttgaaaaatatataattttttttatagaactaGCTGAGCCTCGTGAGaggttgcctacgtaccccacAGGCGGGGATCAAGCCGATCGTAGTTCACCTTTACAAGAAAAGTAAATGCTTGAATTAAAAAGGGTGGATCCTCCTGAAGTCTTATTTTTGGTACATCAAGTGCGCGCCGGTCTTCTTGCTTGTGCCTCCTTAGATAgactttatataattttttttttagaactagCTGAGCCTCGAGAGaggttgcctacgtaccccacAGGCGGGGATCAAGCCGACCGTAGTTCACCTTTACGAAGAAAGTAAATGCTTGAATTAAAAGGGGTGGATCCTCCTGGGGTCTTATTTTTAGTATATCAGGGGTGCACCGGTCTTCGTAGATTTCTTTAGTAGTAAAATCGCTTGAGATTCAAGGAGTTCCATGATCTTGGAACCTTCTCTCCGCTCATTTCGGTGAGTTCATAGACACCTGGTTTGATGATTTTCGAAATCAGATATGGGCCTTCCCAGTTCGCACCGAGTTTCCCTGCTTTCCACTCGCGAGTGTTTtcgaagactttgcgaaggacgaGGTCATTCATTTGAAAGAACCTTCCCTTGACTCTCTTGTTATAATATCGAGCGGCCAGATTTTGATAGTTTTGAACGCGGAGGAGAGCTTGGTCCCGTTTTTCTTCAACTTGGTCTAAATGGTCGATCATCATTGAGTTGTTGAGCTCTTCATTTTCGGTGAGTGTGAGCTGACGGAGGCTTGGGATGCTGACTTCGGCTGGTGACATTGCCTCCATTCCATGGGATAGGGAAAACGGTGTCATACCCGTGGAACGACGTGGTGTTGTGCGGTGTGACCAGAGAACAccgtcgagttcgtcggcccaaaCACCTTTCTTTTCTTCCAGACGTTTTTTGATTCCATCGAGGATTGTTTTGTTTGTGGCTTCAGCTTGTCCGTTTCCCTGAGGGTTTCTTGG contains these protein-coding regions:
- the LOC106375609 gene encoding uncharacterized protein LOC106375609, with protein sequence MPMTGPSLPTASLSSPPVVPSLPMVDPSLPPDVPSLLMPAPSSSTAVSSSFPVALNPLMVAPSLPLDVPSSSTANLSMPMTGPSLPTASLSSPPVVSSLSMVDPSLPTASLSSPPVVPSLPMVGLSLPTAHLSLLMATPSSSTVVSSSSPVVTSGSLLVKDCGRDAEGTSLPLVGSSSAFVLSSPVPSSFLGSSLSLNVPSLPLSMKPCHGEVGLSSSSFGSSSSLVPNLSSVVSSMPSGGKVACEQLSLLVRKMELADGRKSWSEIAESVIAVELSTLTGSEAEDRVSASLIEEGTGFLFDEHGTNLAVEPGVEGSGLVLTTPLIVPSSSSLTKKTMLETIQEHEQMRLANFSQTKESSSETTSSSDDDSSYSSSRSEKSVDSAGVAGEYDDVSEDDKRDDDVESVGVEDDGALGSASDAWNGICDINVGEESDQGEYASDGDHAAVGDDEMGDRDGADGRSDFSGECDDSSDEQDSFSGEQSGVSGSLGVIVVDDGRDDTDGGGDRRADVTDILKKIKQESVAASLAGSLDAFGNSCGYGKKKKKRVRKARERPRSFEGPLVNHPDPSESFPSIVDEDTIKWISANCCRNGVIEVRIPGEDERPWTVPDGWLCVYDFWFTEYHLWFPLPRLLLAYCDEHLIALAQLTPAAIRNIVAALFTAADIGVHMSLNLFERIARITRCDKTDGAFYVSMRAGCGVVGERKRKTLCWIKKFFYVRIAPSSVPDVSDMSVPFRSSWNPYNGRHSVGVPLAPGDSECVEYFKETKARDWTVVRRSEVWRRIPFIDSACWRKMDFSEIPSLADCFAGGIDDASVDESGQCAAGVEPSASARSIVVGLTSTTVSVPSAGASGKEVVAGSGSVVAKRAAADRSSKDVPPSKSRKIVSSDVELPLVVESPAGEKASFEPFEHSFNGLASGCGDLFKLFQSPGGVDGLPFDQVRRGEWYKEFARHLAIATKFANKLVVNQDEELEEVKAELEKTKAELASIKDKVDSSEEMAALRGKYEAEKKVSSDALEEVEKLTAKIALEAGRVKKRQTADLERFKKEKEVAGRRYRRAVMRHDDVLATFNSRMEKVRRYVDNQKVVRTSMYGVNQIMAVLDAAKTWKKEAINIPDGKVKHLENELVRRKEKANSVVCVEFEPKELADIPSFDFTRPLSPVHPTLAAGVEDAAKARGREENRRREEASRRRVAERAGAASSAVRREGQVPSRP